A genomic segment from Candidatus Binataceae bacterium encodes:
- a CDS encoding nitronate monooxygenase, translated as MIRTSICDYFGIQYPIVLAGMGGVAMHRLVAAISNAGGLGVIGAAGCSPEELRAEIRKTRELTDKPFAVDLLAPIPDLMRPHMPVLIEEKVKIFVAGLAVPAEFIQTMHAHGMKVVVMCGKVHHGEKAQAAGADVVVAQGTEAGGHTGEIGLMSLLPQMLRAVRLPVLAAGGIAHGSQIAALLTMGAQGVVIGTRFIATPEAQAADAYRRSIVAAREDSTLRTRCFTGKTCRVIRNRYVMEWEREPARIKPYPEQVVVSYKNGVMGFSGRPGTSADPERTFMPAGQGSGLIREIKPAAEVFAGLLRETEEALRGAQALLGDSVRPPYSAAPARG; from the coding sequence GTGATTCGAACTTCGATTTGCGACTACTTCGGCATCCAGTATCCGATCGTGCTCGCCGGGATGGGCGGGGTCGCGATGCATCGGCTGGTCGCCGCAATCTCCAACGCCGGCGGCCTCGGTGTAATCGGGGCCGCGGGATGCTCGCCGGAGGAGCTGCGCGCGGAAATCCGCAAGACCCGCGAACTGACCGACAAGCCGTTCGCCGTCGATCTGCTCGCGCCTATCCCCGACCTGATGCGCCCGCACATGCCGGTGCTGATCGAGGAGAAGGTAAAAATCTTCGTCGCCGGGCTCGCCGTGCCCGCCGAGTTCATTCAGACCATGCACGCGCACGGCATGAAGGTGGTCGTGATGTGCGGCAAGGTCCATCACGGCGAGAAGGCGCAGGCCGCCGGCGCCGACGTGGTGGTCGCGCAGGGCACCGAGGCCGGCGGCCATACCGGCGAGATTGGCCTGATGTCGCTGCTGCCGCAGATGCTGCGCGCGGTGCGGCTGCCGGTGCTCGCCGCCGGCGGAATCGCGCACGGCAGCCAGATCGCGGCGCTGCTCACGATGGGCGCGCAGGGCGTCGTGATCGGCACGCGCTTCATCGCCACGCCCGAGGCGCAGGCGGCTGACGCCTATCGCCGATCGATCGTGGCCGCGCGCGAGGATTCGACGCTGCGCACGCGGTGCTTCACCGGCAAGACCTGCCGCGTGATCCGCAACCGCTACGTGATGGAGTGGGAGCGCGAGCCGGCGCGGATCAAGCCGTACCCGGAGCAGGTCGTGGTGTCGTACAAGAACGGCGTGATGGGATTCAGCGGAAGACCGGGGACGAGCGCCGACCCCGAGCGTACCTTTATGCCGGCCGGCCAGGGCTCAGGGCTGATCCGCGAGATCAAGCCCGCCGCCGAGGTGTTCGCCGGCCTGCTGCGTGAAACCGAGGAGGCGCTGCGCGGCGCGCAGGCGCTGCTCGGCGACAGCGTGCGCCCGCCATACTCCGCGGCGCCTGCCCGCGGCTAG
- a CDS encoding amidohydrolase family protein, producing MARIIDGDGHIVEPFAVWEEYTESAYRDRVIRVKRNAQGRDELWIGGENRTRPQLPLAATVIPGGLVDLKHASELTWNDLLPGSYDPHARVKDMDLEGIDAAVLYPSLYLLYGDLTDPKVATAACRAYNSWLGDFCKAYPARLFGVAPMPMLEVDEAVKEMRRVVTELNFKAVFVRPNPFNGRRLCDPAYDPFWREAEELDVAVTVHGSFGTRMPSMGAERYHDPFFFHMICHPFEQQAACMDIVCGGVLDKFPRLRVGFLESGVGWLGYWLDRMDGHYEKMHTYVPWLKKKPSEYFFEQCYVSLDPDERTLAAMVELGAERNILWGSDYPHFDCTFPGIVKEVQKACHGLPERARQNILTENAVRFYHL from the coding sequence ATGGCGAGAATAATCGACGGCGACGGCCACATTGTCGAGCCGTTCGCGGTATGGGAGGAATACACTGAGTCCGCCTATCGCGACCGCGTGATCCGCGTAAAGCGCAACGCGCAGGGACGCGACGAGCTATGGATCGGCGGCGAGAACCGCACCCGCCCGCAACTGCCGCTCGCCGCCACCGTTATCCCCGGCGGCCTGGTCGATCTCAAGCACGCAAGCGAACTTACCTGGAACGACCTTTTACCCGGCAGTTACGACCCCCACGCGCGCGTCAAGGACATGGACCTGGAGGGGATCGACGCTGCCGTGCTCTATCCCTCGCTCTATCTCCTCTACGGCGACCTCACCGACCCGAAAGTCGCGACCGCCGCCTGCCGCGCCTACAACTCGTGGCTGGGCGATTTCTGTAAGGCCTATCCTGCTCGGCTCTTCGGCGTCGCACCGATGCCGATGCTGGAGGTGGACGAAGCGGTCAAGGAGATGCGCCGCGTGGTCACGGAACTGAACTTCAAGGCGGTCTTCGTGCGTCCCAACCCGTTCAACGGACGCCGCCTGTGCGACCCGGCTTACGACCCGTTCTGGCGCGAGGCGGAGGAGCTCGACGTCGCGGTCACCGTCCACGGGAGCTTCGGTACCAGGATGCCGTCGATGGGCGCCGAGCGCTATCACGACCCGTTCTTCTTCCACATGATCTGCCATCCGTTCGAGCAGCAAGCCGCCTGCATGGATATCGTCTGCGGCGGCGTGCTTGACAAATTCCCCCGCCTGCGCGTCGGCTTCCTGGAGTCGGGCGTCGGATGGCTCGGCTATTGGCTGGACCGGATGGACGGCCATTACGAGAAGATGCATACCTACGTCCCCTGGCTCAAGAAGAAACCGAGCGAATACTTCTTCGAGCAGTGCTATGTCTCGCTCGACCCCGACGAGCGCACACTGGCCGCGATGGTGGAGTTGGGCGCCGAGCGCAATATCCTGTGGGGCTCCGACTATCCGCACTTCGACTGCACGTTTCCGGGTATCGTCAAAGAAGTACAGAAGGCCTGCCACGGGCTCCCAGAGCGGGCGCGACAAAATATCCTGACCGAAAACGCGGTCCGCTTTTACCATCTTTAG
- the scpB gene encoding SMC-Scp complex subunit ScpB — translation MEEERLKAILESLLFAAGEPVPLTRLVAVLDNVPREAIRKALGEMMLAYGAGGRGVVLEEVAGGYQLRTPKEHALYVRKLLAAKPPRLSRPLLETLAIVAYRQPITRPEIEQLRGVDSGGVLDTLLERRLIRIAGRKEAPGRPIMYATTPEFLEVFGLRDLQSLPDLDEFKELEGRAGVDAAVEPATDFVPGDEPAPTSAEDAAAAAAAASSAAPSAEAQPEPGAPAEAGAPGSGDNSAVAGAPSDDERH, via the coding sequence ATGGAAGAAGAACGGCTCAAGGCCATTTTGGAGAGCCTGCTGTTCGCGGCGGGTGAGCCAGTGCCGCTGACGCGGCTGGTGGCGGTGCTCGACAACGTGCCACGCGAAGCGATCAGGAAGGCACTCGGCGAGATGATGCTCGCCTACGGCGCGGGCGGACGCGGCGTGGTGCTCGAAGAGGTTGCGGGCGGTTACCAATTGCGCACGCCCAAGGAGCACGCGCTTTACGTGCGCAAGCTGTTGGCGGCCAAGCCGCCGCGGCTCAGCCGTCCGCTGTTGGAAACGCTCGCGATCGTGGCTTACCGCCAGCCGATCACCCGACCCGAGATCGAGCAGTTGCGCGGCGTCGACTCCGGCGGCGTGCTCGATACCCTGCTCGAACGGCGACTGATTCGAATCGCCGGGCGCAAGGAGGCGCCGGGCCGTCCGATCATGTACGCGACGACGCCGGAGTTTCTTGAGGTCTTCGGGCTACGGGATCTTCAGAGCCTGCCCGACCTCGACGAGTTCAAGGAGCTGGAAGGACGCGCCGGCGTGGATGCGGCGGTCGAACCGGCCACCGACTTCGTGCCGGGCGACGAGCCTGCGCCGACGTCGGCAGAGGACGCCGCGGCCGCAGCGGCCGCGGCGTCCTCTGCCGCTCCCTCGGCGGAAGCGCAGCCTGAGCCGGGCGCGCCCGCCGAGGCGGGCGCGCCCGGCTCAGGCGATAACTCCGCCGTCGCTGGCGCCCCGAGCGACGACGAGCGGCATTAG
- a CDS encoding segregation/condensation protein A, with amino-acid sequence MSDAPETTAARPEAGPRFRLPIYEGPLDLLLHLIKRAELDPRDVTASVITEQYLAYLELLDSLNLDIAGEYLVMAATLLLIKSFSLLPHPGAEELEEAEELKRDLVERLLEYQRYREAADKLAERPLLGRDVFATPGERLPAEENAGPNFNVSIFDLVEAMAAVLKRLGEATPRAIELRDIPVAQCIPRIMGALEAGGAVEFAALFEDFHDRPLVIATFIALLELIRQGKVRAFQERRFGPILLERREPPAAADALRSSAGEPSPSADDPPPSAGQEPSSDGGEREQ; translated from the coding sequence GTGAGCGACGCGCCCGAAACCACGGCGGCGCGCCCCGAGGCGGGCCCGCGCTTCAGGCTCCCCATCTACGAGGGGCCGCTTGACCTCCTGCTCCATCTGATCAAGCGCGCCGAGCTCGACCCACGCGACGTGACCGCCAGCGTGATCACCGAACAGTATCTCGCCTACCTGGAGCTGCTCGATTCGCTCAACCTCGACATCGCCGGCGAGTACCTGGTGATGGCGGCGACGCTGCTGCTCATCAAGTCGTTCTCCCTGCTGCCACATCCGGGCGCCGAAGAGCTCGAAGAGGCCGAGGAGCTCAAACGCGACCTCGTCGAGCGTCTACTCGAGTACCAGCGCTATCGCGAAGCGGCCGACAAGCTTGCCGAGCGCCCGCTCCTGGGCCGCGACGTCTTCGCCACGCCCGGCGAGCGGCTGCCTGCGGAGGAGAACGCCGGGCCAAACTTCAACGTTTCGATCTTCGACCTGGTCGAAGCGATGGCGGCGGTGCTCAAGCGGCTGGGCGAGGCGACACCGCGCGCGATCGAGCTGCGCGACATTCCGGTCGCCCAATGCATCCCGCGCATCATGGGCGCGCTCGAGGCGGGCGGCGCGGTTGAATTCGCCGCGCTGTTCGAGGATTTTCACGACCGCCCGCTGGTAATCGCGACCTTCATCGCGTTGCTCGAACTGATTCGCCAGGGCAAGGTCCGTGCGTTTCAGGAGCGCCGCTTCGGACCCATCCTGCTCGAGCGGCGCGAGCCGCCGGCCGCGGCGGATGCGCTCCGGTCGTCGGCCGGCGAACCGTCGCCATCCGCAGACGACCCACCGCCGTCTGCAGGCCAAGAACCCTCATCGGACGGCGGCGAGCGGGAGCAATAA
- a CDS encoding ROK family protein translates to MDNTTSIPEPQRAAERRAPRTLAVDIGGTGIKAELLDEHGRPLTERARIATPKKATPRKVIAVVRKLARTCGAFDRVSVGFPGVIKNGVVYTAPNLGSGWNDFDLQRELGRALKRPVRIANDADVQGLGVISGRGVELVITLGTGFGSVIFVDGHRIHLELAHHPFRKGKTYEDELGHRALKKKGKARWNRRLREAIDDLKQTFNYDRLFIGGGNARYIRFDLPADVKVISNEEGLLGGIKLWQEPQRKGTFRRRAAALSTEKRPASTRAVTTGKVSAGVGPAVVKPALAAIKASPAGSKSATAARKRAAPATKATAATAKRAAAATMPAAAVAKAAVAAARLGAAAAKIAAAEAAAMASKAKMAARTERQLAGADGPASARSADTPGETAAANLPSKAPDPPGSLGAANEGR, encoded by the coding sequence ATGGACAACACGACGTCGATTCCGGAACCGCAACGCGCGGCCGAGCGGCGCGCGCCGCGCACGCTCGCCGTCGATATCGGCGGCACCGGCATCAAGGCCGAGCTGCTCGACGAACACGGGCGCCCGCTGACCGAGCGTGCGCGCATCGCGACGCCGAAGAAGGCCACCCCGCGCAAGGTGATCGCCGTCGTGCGCAAGCTCGCCCGCACGTGCGGCGCCTTCGACCGCGTCTCGGTCGGTTTCCCCGGCGTGATCAAGAACGGCGTGGTCTATACGGCGCCCAACCTGGGCAGCGGATGGAACGACTTCGACCTCCAGCGCGAACTGGGCCGCGCGCTCAAGCGCCCGGTGCGGATCGCAAACGACGCCGACGTCCAGGGGCTGGGTGTAATCTCGGGCCGCGGCGTTGAGCTGGTGATCACGCTCGGCACCGGTTTCGGCTCGGTTATCTTCGTTGACGGGCACCGCATCCACCTCGAACTCGCCCACCATCCGTTTCGCAAGGGCAAGACCTACGAGGACGAACTCGGCCATCGCGCGCTCAAGAAAAAGGGCAAGGCGCGATGGAACCGGCGACTGCGCGAGGCTATCGACGATCTAAAGCAAACCTTTAATTACGACCGGCTGTTCATCGGCGGCGGCAACGCTCGGTACATCCGTTTTGACCTGCCCGCCGACGTCAAAGTGATCAGCAACGAGGAAGGGCTGCTCGGCGGAATCAAGCTGTGGCAAGAGCCACAGCGCAAGGGCACATTTCGCCGCCGCGCCGCCGCACTATCGACGGAGAAGCGGCCGGCGAGCACCCGTGCGGTTACGACAGGCAAGGTCAGCGCCGGAGTGGGGCCGGCGGTAGTCAAGCCTGCGCTCGCGGCTATCAAGGCTTCGCCCGCAGGATCCAAATCGGCAACCGCGGCGCGCAAAAGGGCGGCGCCGGCCACCAAGGCCACCGCTGCTACGGCTAAACGGGCCGCCGCGGCTACGATGCCCGCTGCGGCGGTGGCAAAGGCGGCGGTGGCAGCGGCGAGGCTCGGAGCCGCGGCGGCGAAGATCGCAGCGGCGGAGGCTGCGGCGATGGCGTCGAAGGCTAAGATGGCTGCGCGCACCGAAAGGCAGCTCGCAGGCGCCGACGGACCAGCATCGGCGCGCAGCGCCGATACACCGGGCGAAACGGCCGCCGCCAATCTTCCATCGAAAGCGCCTGATCCTCCCGGTAGTTTGGGGGCAGCGAATGAGGGGCGGTGA
- a CDS encoding GNAT family N-acetyltransferase yields the protein MADDTSIEARNYSAHEVLRDGGSIYVRAIRPDDKQRLLDHFQRLSQESIYHRFFGLKNALTRDDLVRFTEVDFKSHVALVASLREDGEERFIGVGRYVSTEPGRAEVAFAVLDEHQGRGIGTLLLEHLGRIARAAGIVEFQANVLGDNNRMLEVFAKSGFRAKRSTEAGVVHLSFPTGETAELRQAAESREWHAAAESIRKLLHPRSVAVIGASRSHRKIGGALVANLKRADFNGPIYPVNPNADEVMGLRCYPSVGAIGAPVDLAVISVPAEQVPGVIEECAHAHVHGVVVITSGFAEVSAEGRAAEQQLFEMVRKSGMRMVGPNCMGVLNTDPVVRLNATFAPQAPPTGNIGMYSQSGALGIAILDYMNSRGLGLSAFVSAGNRSDVSNNDLLAYWLDDPRTAVVVLYLESVGNPRKFARLAPEVARRRPIVAVKSGRSAAGRRAASSHSAALASLDVAVEALFEQAGVIRTNTLMGMFDVVAMLSTQPIPGGPRVGVVTNAGGPGILLADACEANGLTLPALSEETLRELASFLPARAGFGNPIDMTATAGPDEYERTIAAVGADSNVDSLVAINVPITEGLRARIGEGIARGAARVPAHKPVLAVPLSSQWPPVVLNAGARGQVPCYAFPENAAMVLAAAWRYARWRSRPRGNALSLSPFALSTVRAVVDRVLAGADGGRWLAPEDVATVLRAAGIEIALAERASVADAPRVADRIGYPLVAKVIAPGVTHKSDIGGVIMGLNSAVAVAEAAVTLAERARNAGAQLEGVLLQREVPGGIEALVGVTTDPTFGPLVVCGLGGMMVELIHDVAFRLTPVTDIDAHEMVGSLRSARLLDGYRGAAPGDRAALVSILQRVSALVDAIPELTEMDLNPVKVLAPGRGAVVVDARMRVRVAARRIV from the coding sequence ATGGCTGACGACACGAGTATCGAAGCACGTAACTATTCGGCGCACGAGGTGCTGCGCGACGGCGGTTCGATCTATGTCCGCGCGATCCGACCCGACGACAAGCAGCGCCTGCTCGACCACTTCCAGCGGCTGAGCCAGGAGTCGATCTACCACCGCTTCTTCGGACTGAAGAACGCGCTGACGCGCGACGACCTGGTGCGCTTTACCGAGGTCGATTTCAAAAGCCACGTTGCGCTGGTCGCCAGCCTGCGCGAGGACGGCGAAGAGCGCTTCATCGGGGTCGGCCGCTACGTCTCCACGGAGCCCGGACGCGCCGAGGTCGCCTTCGCCGTGCTCGACGAGCATCAGGGCCGCGGCATCGGCACGCTGCTGCTCGAACATCTGGGGCGGATCGCGCGTGCGGCGGGGATCGTCGAATTCCAGGCCAACGTTTTGGGCGACAACAACCGGATGCTGGAGGTGTTCGCCAAGAGCGGCTTTCGCGCTAAGCGCTCGACCGAGGCCGGCGTGGTCCACCTTAGCTTCCCGACCGGCGAAACCGCGGAGTTGCGCCAGGCGGCCGAGTCGCGCGAATGGCACGCCGCCGCCGAGAGCATTCGCAAGCTGCTCCATCCGCGCTCGGTGGCGGTGATCGGCGCCTCGCGCTCGCATCGCAAGATCGGCGGCGCGCTGGTCGCCAATCTCAAACGCGCGGACTTCAACGGCCCGATCTACCCGGTCAACCCGAACGCGGACGAAGTGATGGGTTTGCGATGCTACCCGAGCGTGGGCGCAATCGGCGCGCCGGTCGATCTCGCGGTCATCAGCGTGCCCGCCGAGCAGGTGCCCGGTGTAATCGAGGAGTGCGCGCACGCCCACGTCCACGGCGTGGTCGTGATCACGTCGGGATTTGCTGAGGTTTCGGCCGAGGGGCGCGCGGCGGAGCAGCAGTTGTTCGAGATGGTGCGCAAGTCGGGGATGCGGATGGTGGGACCGAACTGCATGGGAGTGCTCAACACCGATCCCGTGGTGCGGCTCAACGCGACGTTTGCGCCGCAGGCGCCGCCGACGGGAAACATCGGGATGTACTCGCAGAGCGGCGCGCTCGGCATCGCAATCCTCGACTACATGAACAGCCGCGGGCTGGGCTTGTCGGCCTTTGTTTCGGCCGGCAACCGCTCCGACGTTTCCAACAACGACCTGCTCGCCTACTGGCTCGACGATCCGCGCACGGCGGTGGTCGTGCTCTACCTGGAGAGTGTCGGCAACCCGCGCAAGTTTGCGCGCCTGGCTCCGGAGGTCGCGCGGCGCCGACCGATCGTCGCGGTCAAGTCCGGGCGCTCGGCGGCTGGCCGGCGCGCCGCGAGCAGCCATTCCGCGGCGCTGGCGAGCCTCGACGTCGCCGTCGAGGCGCTCTTCGAGCAGGCGGGTGTGATCCGCACCAATACCCTGATGGGAATGTTCGACGTCGTCGCGATGCTCTCGACGCAGCCAATCCCGGGCGGCCCGCGTGTGGGCGTGGTGACCAACGCCGGCGGCCCGGGAATTCTGCTCGCCGACGCCTGCGAGGCCAACGGCCTGACGCTGCCTGCACTGAGCGAGGAGACGCTGCGCGAGCTGGCCTCGTTCCTGCCCGCGCGCGCCGGCTTTGGCAATCCGATCGACATGACCGCGACCGCCGGGCCCGACGAGTACGAACGCACGATCGCGGCGGTTGGTGCGGACTCCAACGTCGATTCGCTGGTGGCAATCAACGTGCCCATCACCGAAGGGCTGCGCGCGCGGATCGGCGAGGGGATCGCGCGCGGCGCCGCGCGGGTGCCGGCGCATAAGCCGGTGCTGGCGGTGCCGCTTTCCTCGCAATGGCCGCCAGTGGTGCTGAACGCCGGCGCCCGCGGCCAGGTGCCTTGTTACGCCTTTCCGGAGAACGCCGCGATGGTGCTGGCGGCCGCGTGGCGCTACGCGCGATGGCGCAGCAGGCCGCGCGGCAACGCCCTCAGTCTAAGCCCGTTCGCGCTCAGCACGGTGCGCGCGGTTGTCGATCGGGTACTCGCTGGCGCCGACGGCGGACGCTGGCTCGCGCCCGAGGACGTCGCGACCGTCCTGCGCGCGGCGGGAATCGAAATCGCGCTCGCCGAGCGGGCGTCGGTCGCCGACGCGCCGCGGGTCGCGGATCGAATCGGCTATCCGCTGGTGGCCAAGGTGATCGCGCCGGGCGTCACGCACAAGAGCGATATCGGCGGCGTGATCATGGGGCTGAACTCGGCGGTCGCGGTGGCGGAAGCCGCGGTGACGCTTGCCGAGCGCGCGCGCAACGCCGGCGCCCAGCTCGAAGGCGTGCTGTTGCAACGCGAAGTGCCGGGGGGAATCGAAGCGCTGGTCGGCGTCACCACCGATCCGACCTTTGGTCCGCTGGTCGTATGCGGGCTGGGGGGGATGATGGTCGAGCTGATTCACGACGTTGCCTTCCGGCTCACGCCGGTGACCGATATCGACGCGCATGAGATGGTGGGTTCGCTCAGGAGCGCGCGGTTGCTCGACGGCTATCGGGGCGCGGCGCCGGGCGACCGTGCCGCGCTCGTCTCGATTCTTCAGCGCGTCTCGGCGCTGGTCGATGCGATCCCCGAGCTTACCGAGATGGACCTGAACCCGGTCAAGGTGCTGGCGCCCGGGCGCGGCGCGGTGGTGGTGGACGCGCGGATGCGGGTTCGCGTCGCCGCACGGCGGATCGTGTAG
- a CDS encoding site-2 protease family protein — protein sequence MPNVTSFIVELSIWAVPTVFAIVLHEVMHGYVAHALGDDTAARAGRLTLNPLNHVDPLGTVILPALLLFLHLPVFGYAKPVPVDFRRLSPRRAGMIAVAAAGPLTNFALAAASAALLRRVAPYIDAPWGEIVALPIALMLRASVVINIVLAVFNLLPLLPLDGGRVVVGVLPLGAARAFARLEPYGFLILFALLYTNAVDAVINPVINAIARVLL from the coding sequence ATGCCGAACGTCACGTCGTTCATCGTCGAGCTTTCGATCTGGGCGGTGCCCACGGTCTTTGCAATCGTGCTGCACGAAGTGATGCACGGCTACGTGGCGCACGCGCTGGGCGACGACACCGCGGCGCGCGCCGGGCGGCTGACGCTCAACCCGCTGAACCACGTCGATCCGCTCGGCACCGTGATCCTGCCCGCGCTGCTCCTGTTCCTGCATCTGCCGGTGTTCGGCTACGCCAAGCCGGTGCCAGTCGATTTTCGCCGGCTCTCGCCGCGGCGCGCGGGGATGATCGCGGTCGCGGCGGCGGGTCCGCTGACCAACTTCGCGCTGGCGGCGGCGAGCGCCGCGCTGCTGCGGCGGGTCGCACCGTACATCGATGCGCCATGGGGCGAGATTGTGGCGCTGCCGATCGCGCTGATGCTGCGCGCGTCCGTCGTCATCAATATCGTGCTCGCGGTCTTCAACCTGCTCCCGCTGCTGCCGCTCGACGGTGGGCGGGTGGTGGTTGGCGTTTTGCCGCTCGGCGCCGCACGCGCCTTCGCCCGTCTGGAGCCGTACGGATTTCTGATATTGTTTGCGCTGCTGTATACGAACGCGGTAGATGCGGTAATCAATCCGGTGATCAACGCGATCGCACGGGTGCTGCTGTGA
- a CDS encoding site-specific tyrosine recombinase: protein MAERDPSTTAAQWDAIIERHLDRLRVERGLGNNSIEAYARDLRDFHEYCAEHEITPAALGTRVVSGYLERMGQRGMAVASQRRHLASIRGLVRELLDAHILERDPAAAVKLRPHPRSLPRTLSRRDIEILLDAIDTTTLRGKRDRAMLELAYGCGLRVSELVGLRLGQVNLAERVVIVMGKGGKERVVPIGKAAVRALKGYLIARAEEAARNSRAARPGAALFISRLGRAMTRQGFFKALKGWAAAQPRLGWVSPHTLRHCFATHLLEGGADLRAVQEMLGHSDISTTQIYTHLSRSHLRKVHRTFHPRARYPEPA from the coding sequence GTGGCTGAACGCGACCCAAGCACGACGGCGGCGCAATGGGATGCGATTATCGAGCGCCATCTCGACCGCCTGCGCGTCGAACGCGGCCTTGGCAACAACTCGATCGAGGCTTACGCGCGCGACCTGCGCGACTTCCACGAATACTGTGCTGAGCATGAGATCACGCCGGCGGCGCTCGGCACGCGCGTCGTCAGCGGGTACCTCGAACGGATGGGGCAGCGCGGGATGGCGGTCGCAAGCCAGCGCCGCCATCTGGCGAGCATCCGCGGCCTCGTGCGCGAGCTGCTCGACGCCCACATCCTTGAGCGCGACCCGGCCGCCGCGGTCAAGCTCCGGCCTCATCCGCGCTCCCTGCCCCGCACGCTTTCCCGGCGCGATATCGAGATTCTGCTCGACGCGATCGATACGACGACGCTGCGCGGCAAGCGCGACCGCGCGATGCTCGAGCTGGCCTACGGATGCGGCCTGCGGGTTTCCGAACTTGTCGGGCTGCGGCTGGGCCAGGTCAACCTCGCCGAGCGGGTGGTGATCGTGATGGGCAAGGGCGGCAAGGAGCGGGTGGTGCCGATCGGCAAGGCGGCCGTTCGCGCACTCAAAGGCTACCTCATTGCGCGCGCCGAGGAGGCGGCGCGCAATTCGCGCGCGGCAAGACCCGGCGCGGCGCTCTTCATCAGCCGGCTCGGTCGCGCGATGACACGCCAGGGGTTTTTCAAGGCGCTCAAAGGGTGGGCAGCGGCGCAACCGCGGCTTGGATGGGTCAGTCCGCATACGTTGCGCCACTGCTTCGCGACCCATCTGCTGGAGGGCGGCGCGGACCTGCGCGCGGTGCAGGAGATGCTCGGCCACAGCGACATCTCGACCACCCAGATCTACACCCATCTCTCGCGCAGCCATCTGCGCAAGGTCCATCGCACGTTCCATCCCCGCGCTCGCTATCCCGAGCCCGCCTGA
- a CDS encoding NCS2 family permease, which yields MRARISAFFGLEQAGTSVWRELMAGVTTFVTMAYIIAVNPAILKAAGIPEGPSMVATVMTAIFGTLIMGLYANRPFAIAPYMGENAFVAYTVVRVLGYRWQEALGAVFIAGVLFTALTVARVRQWMTEAVPAGLRYSFAAGIGLFLTFIGLNEAGIVALGMPGAPVRLGALNSPAVMIAIGGFVLIALLILWRVPGAILLGILLASAAAFAAGVARAPHRWVGAPPSPAPILFQLDFGRARGWGFFGVLLTIFVMALIDTLGTLVGVAARAGLLDERGHLPQIERPMMADALATVFAALVGTTTAGAYIESAAGVSAGGRTGLTAVATAALFAVSLFFAPTVTAIPPQAYGPALVIVGAMMVAPIAKIDFDDYTELLPAFAIIALMSFTYNIGVGITAGFVLYPLFKLAAGRGGEVRPGLWALSALSLLFFVFYPY from the coding sequence GTGCGGGCGCGAATCTCGGCATTCTTCGGCCTTGAGCAGGCCGGCACCAGCGTGTGGCGCGAGCTGATGGCCGGCGTGACCACGTTCGTCACAATGGCGTACATCATCGCGGTCAACCCCGCGATCCTGAAAGCCGCGGGCATCCCCGAGGGCCCCTCGATGGTGGCGACGGTGATGACCGCGATCTTCGGCACGCTCATCATGGGGCTGTACGCCAACCGTCCCTTCGCGATCGCTCCTTACATGGGCGAGAACGCCTTCGTCGCCTACACGGTGGTGCGCGTGCTGGGCTACCGATGGCAGGAGGCGCTGGGCGCGGTGTTCATCGCGGGCGTGCTGTTTACCGCGCTGACCGTCGCGCGGGTGCGGCAGTGGATGACCGAGGCGGTGCCGGCCGGGCTGCGCTACAGCTTCGCCGCCGGCATCGGGCTGTTTCTTACCTTCATCGGGCTCAACGAGGCGGGCATAGTTGCGCTCGGCATGCCGGGCGCGCCGGTCAGGCTGGGCGCGCTCAACTCGCCGGCCGTGATGATTGCGATCGGCGGCTTCGTTTTGATCGCGCTGCTCATTCTGTGGCGCGTGCCCGGCGCAATCCTGCTCGGCATCCTGCTCGCCTCGGCGGCGGCATTTGCGGCAGGCGTCGCCCGCGCGCCGCATCGATGGGTCGGCGCGCCGCCCAGCCCCGCGCCGATCCTTTTCCAGCTCGACTTCGGACGGGCGCGCGGATGGGGCTTCTTCGGCGTGCTGCTGACGATCTTCGTGATGGCGCTGATCGACACGCTGGGCACGCTGGTCGGTGTCGCCGCGCGCGCGGGCCTGCTCGACGAGCGCGGCCATCTGCCGCAGATCGAACGGCCGATGATGGCCGACGCGCTGGCGACCGTGTTTGCCGCTCTGGTCGGCACCACCACTGCCGGCGCCTATATCGAGTCGGCGGCGGGTGTCAGCGCCGGCGGGCGCACGGGGCTGACCGCAGTCGCGACGGCGGCGCTGTTCGCGGTCTCGCTGTTCTTCGCGCCGACGGTGACCGCGATTCCGCCGCAGGCGTACGGCCCGGCGCTGGTGATCGTTGGCGCGATGATGGTCGCGCCGATCGCGAAGATCGATTTCGACGACTACACCGAGCTGCTGCCGGCTTTCGCGATAATCGCCCTGATGAGCTTCACCTACAACATCGGCGTCGGCATTACCGCCGGCTTTGTGCTCTACCCGCTGTTCAAGCTCGCCGCCGGGCGCGGCGGCGAAGTGCGCCCGGGCCTGTGGGCGCTCTCCGCGCTCTCGCTGCTGTTCTTCGTGTTCTATCCATACTGA